In Aegilops tauschii subsp. strangulata cultivar AL8/78 chromosome 3, Aet v6.0, whole genome shotgun sequence, one genomic interval encodes:
- the LOC141043061 gene encoding uncharacterized protein, which translates to MAEPTTANLAKMIEALTATVASLQTSVAALQKEKSASSSGADGAHDGQHHNDRPPRFQKMDFPKFDGKSDPLAFINRCESFFHQQRIAEEEKVWMASYNLEGTAQLWYMQVQRDEGTPPWRRFTELLNLRFGPPLRANPLGELMACKRTTSVVDFQERFEALLPRAGFLSETQKVQIFTAGLQPPLSLDVEIHNPQSLAVAMSLARKLELRDQCALASAPPVRFQQKGLLPAPVPRLAPPAPAPPAAPQPAPVLPEGRQIKRLSQAEMEERRRLGLCFNCNEKFGRGHNRVCQRIFLLDLAPDDDDDAASATADASPADPQISLHTISGVRTSETMQMHITLGGVERACSP; encoded by the coding sequence ATGGCAGAACCAACCACCGCTAATTTGGCCAAGATGATCGAGGCCTTGACTGCAACGGTGGCGTCCCTGCAGACGTCCGTCGCCGCACTGCAGAAGGAGAAGTCCGCCTCCTCGTCGGGCGCTGACGGGGCCCACGATGGGCAGCACCACAACGATCGACCACCCCGGTTTCAGAAGATGGACTTCCCCAAGTTCGACGGCAAGTCCGACCCTCTCGCGTTCATCAACAGATGCGAGTCCTTCTTCCATCAACAACGGATCGCCGAGGAGGAGAAAGTGTGGATGGCGTCATACAATCTCGAGGGTACTGCCCAACTGTGGTATATGCAGGTCCAGCGCGACGAGGGCACACCTCCGTGGCGCCGCTTCACCGAGCTGCTCAATCTCCGCTTCGGGCCACCTCTGCGCGCTAACCCGCTGGGCGAACTGATGGCGTGCAAGCGCACGACGTCCGTCGTCGACTTCCAGGAGCGGTTTGAGGCGCTCCTTCCCCGGGCAGGCTTCTTATCGGAGACACAGAAGGTTCAGATCTTCACCGCGGGACTCCAGCCACCCCTCAGCCTCGACGTGGAGATCCACAACCCGCAGTCCCTCGCCGTCGCCATGAGTCTCGCCCGCAAGTTGGAGCTGCGCGACCAGTGCGCGCTCGCCTCCGCGCCACCGGTTCGTTTTCAGCAGAAGGGCCTCCTGCCGGCGCCTGTACCACGCCTCGCGCCCCCCGCACCGGCACCACCAGCCGCACCCCAGCCTGCCCCCGTTCTGCCGGAAGGGCGCCAAATCAAACGCCTGTCACAGGCGGAGATGGAGGAACGCCGTCGCCTGGGCCTCTGCTTCAATTGTAATGAGAAGTTTGGCAGGGGCCACAACCGCGTGTGTCAGCGCATCTTTCTCCTCGACCTGGCGccagacgacgacgacgacgcggccTCCGCCACCGCTGATGCCTCGCCGGCCGACCCTCAGATCTCGCTCCACACAATCTCCGGCGTGCGCACGAGCGAGACCATGCAGATGCATATCACACTCGGGGGTGTTGAAAGggcatgtagcccctaa